A window of Vicia villosa cultivar HV-30 ecotype Madison, WI unplaced genomic scaffold, Vvil1.0 ctg.002784F_1_1, whole genome shotgun sequence genomic DNA:
ctttagctttagccaaaattaggttaaactatatgaccaattctgtaaaagtttttaggtcaatccctttagccaaagatcctgacttgtattatgcttggctagaaaaggtagagaaacaaaaagggcccttttggaaatcgttagggatatacgatttcatccaactgtcaaaaacaggtttagaatacaaccaacccatgttagtagcagcggttcatttctgggatgcttctcacaataccttccatcttccatgtggaatggttacccccacactttttgatgtggctgctattacgggacttcgaccaactggtgaaacctttgatcccaatgacatagataatgacactataggtttcaacgattcgcaagttacttacacggcattcatccagaaacaccatattaccaccgaagcgacagtatctgacgaagagcatattgcttttctagcattatggctctcacggtgcgccttctgctcaagatctatccaggttgcaaagaggtacctttgcatggctaatcagttgcatgctggtagaaaactcaacctcagccaactacttctagggtctctttacgaaaaccttagtgaagctgcgaatcttaccaagaatttcaaatctggcaatttactttatgctggtcctttttggttattgcaactgtggctcaatgccacattcgaaacttatcttccttttcgaggagatgtcaatgaggaagatagcacaatcaaaaatcgaactatagaagggaccaggttagcttacctaactccaaaagaggaaatgggaaagcttcatgaacatttcttggcgtattcaatgatgtttgctcggcgtgatcagttcgatccttccatggccccatttgtacacagaatattaggtcctgaatggtttactcgaaaatttccaccaacatctcaagatcagcaaactgaatccatggaaatttgggaagcctttctgactccaagattattttcccaccgtcttcgaccatcaaagggtcaatgtatcctcatgtgttatcaaccaaatttggtctcgaggcagtttgggctaactcaaataacacccaagtgcttatatgagaaaaggaaccatatgtgtttccacactttgtatctgactgaagaagaatgtgaacgaaaaatcaacaaatatactGGCGTTGCCaacctttctcctattcctttcgaaccttctttttactctacaccagattttcatcaatggtggacagagtattatagctctcaaatttttgatgctgatagccttgctcaagaactaaccgcagctttcactgatgtgcaggagaacttcaaaaaaggtacttcaactcatattaaagaaatccaagcttttcaaaaattctttgaaactatctataggcctgatgatcttagtcggaccgttcgtgaggctgcagtcactttgcgcgaaaagttttccaccaaactaaataaattgaaattgccctcgtatgttcgaccagaactacgttatgaagtggctttcaaacttcatcctccaaaattccctccactaccaagtgctgattttggtgtggctctaagtcctcctttcccagactggttcgtgtgtgggaatgctctcaaaattcttcaagagaatgccaaaaaacgcgctgaacgagtggttccgactaagcataccttggatactttcaaaggacatcttcatatagatcttaaacacgttcgtgtcctgactccaatacctgaaggtttggattaaggcaatctttttcgactgacttttcttttcttttactgatatactgatttcagtctcaactacagctgttgcacgaaggaggaagattaaagaagcttctgccccaaaagagtCTGAGGCATCTAAAAGCGACAAACCAAACGAAagtgattcgatcgtcacggacaagaagcccacggtaaatacttatctcatactctaAATCTGGTGCAACTCTGTGATtggtactcatctttctcatctttcacttgccagagctcgaaacccccaacgggttcgaagcgtaaagcttcttcgaccaatGCCTCAGACGGTGAAGACAAATCTtctcctcaaactagacaaggacagaaaaagaaacacaaagctgttaccccttcaagaaaagggaaaaggcaagtccttcaaaagctgcttctcctggcaataaggcgtcttctgaagagtctcctttgaagactgccagcaatgctcttgttttggaaagtcataactcaagcccagacaataatccacccaaggtatcttgcgtttgtcttacatattatcttgtaattttaactaactaattgcactggcattttaccttgttattgcaggatgatgctggcactgctacttctggtttcaaagaccctggcctcaccattgatgttgataaACTTTATGGTAATTGTTAAACTTCAACTTTCCTCAATTAAAACTTTCGAAGGCTTAACCTCATGATTATCTTGGCTTCGTTCGAAACAGATACTTCTCAAGCTAGaacccatgttctctcaccagtcttcgaagacgttaggccaattgccactatattgcctaatgagccaatcgaagaaagccaatctactgacgaatccccacctactcatcaaggcaaagatttggaagaggatcatccattctccgGCAGCGTCAATGTGAACCAGCAAACTCATGGCAACGAAGATTCTGCATCGGAAAAAGATGCCATGGAGgagatttctcaaccagaaaaaccaaTTTCTCAGGGGACTTCGACTCCCGATGTAAAAactattcctgagacaacttcgacgcctgctCCTACGAAGCCTACTTCTtcggagcttgaacaacttaaacaaactgatcctcttgggttcctaagggctatcatgaatgtgaatacttcttcactttcggagcctgatgtttctccagctgtaactgcagattctagtgacaaggaagatactcctaaccttcttcgacagataaaagagagattctttggggtcaatcttgtagatgttctcaaccgggaccctgttaaaagctacaacttaaatcaacttttaaagaaagtagatttgcttcaagtttccccagaagtctcagagatgattgttctgctaggctctctccttgaacaactccaagctgacattcttcgaaagcaaaacgtCGAGAAAGAATTATCTAAGAtagtggcctctcatgactcttcatggaattctgctgtggaagccacaaaacaaggtgaagccctcaagcttaaacattcggcgaatcaaaaagccattgatgaatatgagaagaaaatcagctcctggaaacaagaaataaaaatgctcgagggcaagataaaggaagctgaaagtagccaagcagccctccaagaatctaaccaacaagatttgctcgaagtggtgcagtcaggaatcaaacatttcgagactgcacagaagttagtgccagagatcgaaaagttgaagaaacaaagggcactaattgaccttcgaatgtcctcatgggaaactcaatatctgaagatcaaaaggaatctccctgaggactttagctagatgtcttcaatcttgtttcatttgttggatttttattttgtaatcgagacatataatatttgtacgcctggctcccatttctatctataatatttgcttgcactaattttaacaaatctttcaattttctgccaaatatatctttagatttcctacagtgctttttattaaatacaacatgtagaacctgaacatccttcgcagcactcttgcctctagacttgacgtttccacttcttctagccataatcattattaaaagtgacgtcactttctccaaaacgtcggttttcagacgtgcgtgcatcagtttaatgattacttttcaacttccaagggcgggaaacgacggaggccataacttcttactttgaaaaacgaaccgcagtctaatcactcattaaaaatgtaaaaccaaccttcagtattctccttctatataaagggttccatatcacttttatttcttcattcaaatatttcttccccaaaccaaaacacagaaaaaaagagaaaacacaactctttcctctcaaacaccatttttccctgaaatggctggaattctttcctttaacgatctcaaagctctcatcaagggtgagttcagacttgatgaggatgaactccttcgtcatttcattaacattgaaaatctctttgctaatcaggaactgaacttctactttgaggaagtcctggagggtgccatctaccctaatatggtggcagagttttggatgaatgcgtctttacgcatggaccctaaaggtagagccaccattgattcatccgtttgacatgctcaccttagcattacccccaccactattgccaatctcatACGATGCAATAACACCGGagcaacttttgatgataatgttcttagcatgactactcatatcatgttgagaacactcatggacagtgatcgctacagcgcacaaaccatcaggatttggcaccaaatgctcgtaggcaactttcaacctcgggtgattgatgagaataacatcatggttgaagatctggagtttattctctgtggtattcggggaagaaagattaacatacctttgatgatcttcaaaggtcttgtcaaagctgttgctatcggcgtggaccgtcgagaaagtgtaacttgccttccatacgggagactccttagttacatttttctcaagaaaggcgtagtgagaagaatgcgtgattctggggctagggacatgttcgaagctgaacctgttCCTGTGCTATCTCTGGACAGTCTGGACGCCAGAATTAACTAGCGAGTCTAAGTTTAATCTTTTTGTATGTCTATGCCTTCCTCtcttttgtaatctcagatcctatttctggatctttttgtaatgaaatgtatttccatgcttgcaatgaaaagaatattttggtgctttgatttttctttccataattttttctgattctaaagccattttgatcaatgtgaagtataCTTTGAcccatgcctgaccattttggcttttcgtagtactttaagtgtctacgtctttgcaatctttacttcatgcatgctaggtttatatctcttcaagtatttcccgtttactcttaagatcctgcgatcttctgctaactcttctatttcgtaggcattgttcgagaatacttttaagattcgaaagggtccttcccaatgtggggaccatttaccaagtgcctgattctttcgatctataggtagaataactttccaaactagatcattattaacaaaagttttacctttcacctttttgttatatgctctggacactctttccttttgcctctttatcatttccaatgctcgaagcctgtcttcgtccaaatctactaactcgttcatcattaattcccagtatacgttgggaggaatgtctgcttgcctttgtattcttactgattgcaaacatatctcaattggaagtactgcgtcatgtccaaacgtcaactgaaaaggagttgtatttgtggcttcttttggagacgttcgacaagcccaaagtgcctgatctaaagtcttatgccaattcttgggtttccttcctacatgtttcttaataaggccaattattactttatttgctgcttcaacttggccatttgcttgagcataataaggtgtagaagtaaataacttgaaacctatttctctggcaaagtcttgcatttttcgtccagtaaagactgatccctgatccgttgttatgctttctgggattccaaacctatatataatatgtttttgaataaactcaatcacaacctcttgatccacatttgccagcggtattgcttcgacccattttgtgaaatagtctattcccaccaaaatgtatctttggcCTTTAGAgaacttggggtgaatttctccaatcaaatctagtgcccatcccctaaaaggccatggttttactatcgtacttagttcgtttgctggggcgtgttggatacctgcgtgttcttggcattcttggcacccttttgcaaattctatgcaatcttttaacatcgaaggccaatacatccca
This region includes:
- the LOC131639804 gene encoding uncharacterized protein LOC131639804 encodes the protein MEIWEAFLTPRLFSHRLRPSKGQCILMCYQPNLVSRQFGLTQITPKCLYEKRNHMCFHTLYLTEEECERKINKYTGVANLSPIPFEPSFYSTPDFHQWWTEYYSSQIFDADSLAQELTAAFTDVQENFKKVSTTAVARRRKIKEASAPKESEASKSDKPNE